A window of Campylobacter cuniculorum DSM 23162 = LMG 24588 contains these coding sequences:
- a CDS encoding MotA/TolQ/ExbB proton channel family protein, translating into MDIKSEEVLELVLPEGKERKSSLVYFKIIFIPALLYVFILLGYFKIIHFKIEIHTVIMTGIIFLAALIFSRHSAEYAYSIFEQQKDEFRQALKRYIMKNFLTIGKDTKSNANFDDFAYAYIKGARNENFASIGATIFPMMGILGTFISIAVSMPNFNSSDTQALEQEIAELLSGVATAFYVSIYGIFLALWWMFFEKYGTSKINKLLNRQKNATSGFFWTKEELDQRYLNESLKHFDKIGVIFQQVSSDDFFSGLDKTIERKFGLFQDMLNTEEKAIRISSEHIKQTMGELSKAQRDQRDLGKLYGEMLNAISTLSQNLRDINTRMSEQYNRLLDISTEKITHFDKTLINFDERVERFEKNFELYEKFMLENQEKIFNGFKTSLFEGMQQFKEIYEEERNIDDKIEMMDGLKKEIQALDDETNQTLMKLENSGLSQAIKQDAQNNTDAKLQMQDETDLNDQNKENEKNEDKENSQTKENQ; encoded by the coding sequence ATGGATATAAAATCTGAAGAAGTTTTAGAGCTTGTTTTACCTGAAGGTAAAGAAAGAAAGAGTTCTTTAGTTTATTTTAAAATTATTTTTATCCCAGCTTTACTCTATGTTTTTATTTTACTTGGATATTTTAAAATCATTCATTTTAAGATTGAAATTCACACAGTGATCATGACAGGAATTATTTTTTTAGCAGCTTTGATTTTCTCACGACATAGTGCAGAATACGCTTATAGCATTTTTGAACAACAAAAAGATGAATTCAGACAAGCCTTAAAACGTTATATAATGAAAAATTTTTTAACAATCGGTAAGGATACAAAATCTAATGCAAATTTCGATGATTTTGCTTATGCCTATATCAAGGGTGCAAGAAATGAAAATTTTGCTTCTATAGGTGCAACCATCTTTCCTATGATGGGAATTTTAGGAACCTTTATAAGCATTGCTGTATCTATGCCAAATTTTAACTCAAGCGATACACAAGCTTTGGAGCAAGAAATTGCCGAGCTTTTAAGCGGAGTTGCTACAGCATTTTATGTTTCTATTTATGGAATTTTTCTTGCTTTGTGGTGGATGTTTTTTGAAAAATACGGCACAAGTAAGATTAATAAACTTTTAAATCGACAAAAGAATGCTACAAGCGGTTTTTTTTGGACTAAAGAAGAGCTTGATCAAAGATATTTAAATGAGAGTTTAAAACATTTTGATAAAATCGGCGTGATTTTTCAACAAGTAAGCAGTGATGATTTTTTTTCTGGACTTGATAAAACAATTGAACGTAAATTTGGTCTGTTTCAAGATATGTTAAATACTGAAGAAAAAGCTATTAGGATTAGTAGTGAGCATATTAAACAAACGATGGGAGAGTTGAGCAAAGCTCAAAGAGATCAAAGAGATTTAGGCAAACTTTATGGAGAAATGCTCAATGCTATTAGCACCTTAAGTCAAAATTTAAGAGATATTAATACAAGAATGTCCGAACAATACAATCGTTTGCTAGATATCAGCACTGAAAAAATCACTCATTTTGATAAAACTTTGATTAATTTTGATGAAAGGGTTGAAAGATTTGAAAAGAATTTTGAACTCTACGAAAAATTTATGCTTGAAAATCAGGAAAAAATATTCAATGGTTTTAAAACGAGTCTTTTTGAGGGAATGCAACAATTTAAAGAAATTTATGAAGAAGAAAGAAATATCGATGATAAAATAGAAATGATGGACGGACTTAAAAAAGAAATTCAAGCCTTAGATGATGAAACAAATCAAACATTGATGAAGCTTGAAAATAGCGGTTTAAGTCAAGCAATCAAACAAGATGCACAAAACAATACTGATGCGAAATTACAAATGCAAGATGAAACCGATTTAAATGACCAAAATAAAGAAAATGAAAAAAACGAGGACAAAGAAAACTCTCAAACTAAAGAAAATCAATGA
- the nth gene encoding endonuclease III has product MKRNLQIKELFLKHFDRAKTELKFNNLYELIVCVMLSAQCTDKRVNLITPKLFKAYPDIKSLANANLSSLKTYIQSCSFFNNKAQNLIKMAQAVCNDFNEEIPLDEEKLKSLAGVGQKTAHVVLIEWCGANLMAVDTHVFRVSHRLGLSKAKTAQATEEDLIKIFKDELNHLHQAMVLFGRYTCKAKKPLCKECFLSHLCQSKDKEIELD; this is encoded by the coding sequence ATGAAAAGAAATTTACAAATCAAAGAACTTTTTTTAAAACATTTTGATAGAGCTAAAACCGAGCTTAAATTCAATAATCTTTACGAACTTATCGTTTGCGTCATGCTTTCAGCTCAATGCACGGATAAAAGAGTTAATCTCATCACTCCTAAACTTTTTAAAGCTTATCCGGATATAAAATCTTTAGCAAATGCTAATTTATCAAGCTTAAAAACTTATATACAAAGTTGCTCATTTTTTAATAATAAAGCACAAAATCTCATCAAAATGGCTCAAGCCGTATGCAATGATTTTAACGAAGAAATTCCACTCGATGAAGAAAAACTAAAATCCTTAGCAGGTGTGGGACAAAAAACAGCCCATGTTGTATTAATCGAATGGTGCGGGGCAAATCTTATGGCTGTGGATACTCATGTCTTTCGTGTTTCTCATCGTTTGGGATTAAGTAAGGCTAAGACAGCTCAAGCCACTGAAGAGGATTTGATAAAAATTTTTAAAGATGAGTTGAATCATTTACATCAAGCTATGGTATTGTTTGGACGCTACACTTGTAAAGCTAAAAAACCTTTATGCAAAGAATGTTTTTTAAGCCATCTCTGTCAAAGCAAGGATAAAGAAATTGAGCTTGATTAA
- a CDS encoding peptidylprolyl isomerase, which yields MKKISLIAASLIVSVSLNAATVATLNGKNISDTEINEAFAPVLRGQDFKNLPEQQKKALINEYIAQQLFLEDAKKQNLEKDSLYKEELEKVKDAVLLKVYQEKLFSTIKIDSSKVKAYYEQNKNEFVKPARAKARHILVESEKEAKDIISQLSNLKGKALEDKFAEIARERSIDPGSATQGGELGWFDQSNMVKPFTDAAFSLKNGEMTKIPVKTNFGYHIILKENSQAKEQVKFDEVKKGIENRLKLEELQKLMAEKGRTLFQNSKVEYK from the coding sequence ATGAAAAAAATTTCTTTAATTGCGGCAAGTTTGATTGTGAGCGTAAGCCTTAATGCAGCCACAGTGGCTACTCTTAATGGTAAAAATATCAGTGATACAGAAATCAATGAGGCTTTTGCACCAGTGCTTAGAGGGCAAGATTTTAAAAATCTTCCAGAGCAACAAAAAAAGGCTTTAATCAATGAATACATCGCACAACAATTATTTCTAGAAGATGCTAAAAAACAAAATTTAGAAAAAGATTCCCTTTATAAAGAAGAGCTTGAAAAGGTTAAAGATGCGGTTTTGCTTAAGGTTTATCAAGAAAAACTTTTTAGCACAATTAAAATTGATTCTTCAAAAGTTAAAGCCTATTATGAGCAAAATAAAAATGAATTTGTTAAACCTGCGAGGGCTAAAGCCAGACATATTTTAGTTGAAAGTGAAAAAGAGGCAAAAGATATTATCTCTCAACTTAGTAATTTAAAAGGTAAGGCTTTAGAGGATAAATTTGCCGAAATTGCAAGGGAAAGATCGATCGATCCGGGTTCTGCTACTCAAGGAGGAGAGCTTGGTTGGTTTGATCAATCTAATATGGTAAAACCTTTTACTGACGCTGCGTTTTCTCTTAAAAATGGAGAAATGACAAAAATTCCTGTAAAAACAAATTTTGGTTATCATATCATCTTAAAAGAAAATTCTCAAGCAAAAGAGCAAGTTAAATTTGATGAAGTTAAAAAAGGCATAGAAAATAGATTAAAGCTTGAAGAATTACAAAAACTTATGGCTGAAAAAGGTAGAACTTTGTTTCAAAATTCTAAGGTGGAATACAAATAA
- the fbaA gene encoding class II fructose-bisphosphate aldolase → MGVLNLVKAGVVSGDELNKVYEYAKTESFAIPAVNVVGTNSINAVLETAKKVNSPVIIQFSNGGAKFYAGKNCPNGDVLGAISGAKHVHLLAKAYGVPVILHTDHAARKLLSWIDGLIDANAEFKTQHSQALFSSHMLDLSEENLEENLSTCEEYLKRLDSLGICLEIELGCTGGEEDGVDNTDIDNSKLYTQPQDVALAFERLSKISDKFSIAASFGNVHGVYKPGNVKLSPEILKNSQKYIKDKFKLTKDKPINFVFHGGSGSELSDIRAAVSYGVIKMNIDTDTQWAFWDGVRGYEFENRAYLQGQIGNPQGEDKPNKKYYDPRVWLRAGEESMIRRLEIAFEDLNCVNRN, encoded by the coding sequence ATGGGTGTTTTGAATTTAGTTAAAGCTGGTGTTGTTAGTGGTGATGAGCTTAATAAAGTCTATGAATATGCTAAAACAGAAAGCTTTGCTATCCCTGCAGTTAATGTTGTAGGGACAAATTCCATCAATGCAGTTTTAGAAACCGCTAAAAAGGTCAATTCACCTGTAATCATCCAGTTTTCTAATGGAGGGGCGAAATTTTATGCAGGAAAAAATTGCCCCAATGGCGATGTTCTAGGAGCAATCAGCGGAGCAAAACATGTGCATTTGCTTGCTAAAGCTTATGGAGTTCCTGTGATTTTGCATACAGATCACGCCGCGAGAAAGCTGCTTTCTTGGATTGATGGACTTATTGATGCGAATGCTGAATTTAAAACTCAACATTCTCAAGCTCTTTTTAGCTCTCATATGCTTGATTTAAGCGAGGAGAATTTAGAAGAAAATTTAAGCACTTGCGAAGAATATCTTAAAAGACTTGATTCTTTAGGAATTTGTCTTGAAATTGAGCTTGGTTGCACAGGTGGGGAAGAAGATGGAGTGGATAATACAGATATTGATAATTCTAAGCTTTACACTCAACCGCAAGATGTAGCTTTAGCCTTTGAAAGATTGAGTAAAATCAGCGATAAATTTTCTATAGCGGCAAGTTTTGGTAACGTGCATGGAGTCTATAAGCCCGGCAATGTGAAATTAAGTCCAGAAATTCTTAAAAATTCTCAAAAATATATCAAGGATAAATTTAAACTGACAAAAGATAAGCCTATTAATTTTGTTTTTCATGGAGGAAGTGGAAGCGAATTAAGCGATATAAGAGCGGCTGTGAGTTATGGTGTGATTAAGATGAATATCGATACAGATACTCAATGGGCATTTTGGGACGGAGTTCGAGGATATGAGTTCGAAAATAGAGCCTATTTGCAAGGGCAAATTGGCAATCCGCAGGGTGAAGATAAGCCTAATAAAAAATATTACGACCCAAGAGTGTGGTTAAGAGCGGGTGAAGAAAGTATGATTAGGCGACTTGAAATTGCTTTTGAAGATTTAAATTGCGTTAATAGAAATTAA
- a CDS encoding OmpA family protein encodes MKNDVKEDSNFWVAYADLMAGLLFVFILLIGAIVVKYVFSQNDLEVIKENLIKQEEHLEENKKELRNKESIVFELSSALSQLKLDLNQTSNSLNLISLEKAALEANITNYERLSKDLNSHLDSKDKQILILLGQLEKKDEEIKKLRNNFKEAKEKVQGLNLIRENLSKELKTKLDSNISINEKTGSISLPSEVLFDKNSYMLKNEAKANLRNILTQYFTAVLDDENISKNIENIIIEGHTDSDGSYIYNLDLSQKRAYEVMNFIYTFYKDPRLQKFLMASGRSFSNPVLKNGSEDKELSRRIEIKFSIKNDNALKEVENFFDLY; translated from the coding sequence ATGAAAAATGATGTAAAAGAAGACAGCAATTTTTGGGTGGCTTATGCAGACTTGATGGCGGGTTTGCTTTTTGTTTTTATTCTTTTAATAGGAGCTATCGTCGTAAAATACGTGTTTTCTCAAAATGATTTAGAGGTCATAAAAGAAAATTTAATCAAACAAGAAGAGCATTTAGAAGAGAATAAAAAAGAGCTTAGAAATAAAGAATCTATCGTATTTGAATTGAGTTCAGCTTTGAGTCAATTAAAACTTGATTTAAACCAGACTTCAAATTCTTTAAATCTTATCAGTCTTGAAAAAGCAGCACTTGAGGCTAATATTACAAATTATGAGAGATTAAGCAAAGATTTAAATTCTCATCTGGATAGCAAAGACAAACAAATTCTTATCTTGTTAGGACAGCTTGAAAAAAAAGATGAAGAAATTAAAAAATTACGCAATAATTTTAAAGAAGCTAAAGAAAAAGTGCAAGGTTTAAATCTTATTCGAGAAAATTTAAGTAAAGAACTTAAGACCAAACTTGATAGCAATATCAGCATTAATGAAAAAACAGGGTCAATCTCTTTGCCTTCTGAAGTGCTTTTTGATAAAAATTCTTATATGCTTAAAAATGAAGCCAAAGCAAATCTTAGAAATATTTTAACTCAATATTTTACTGCTGTGCTTGATGATGAAAATATAAGTAAAAATATAGAAAATATCATTATCGAAGGACATACAGATAGCGATGGTTCTTATATTTACAATCTTGATTTATCACAAAAAAGAGCCTATGAGGTGATGAATTTTATCTATACTTTTTATAAAGACCCAAGACTTCAAAAATTTTTAATGGCAAGCGGCCGTTCTTTTTCAAACCCTGTGCTTAAAAATGGGAGTGAGGATAAAGAATTAAGTCGTAGGATAGA
- the proB gene encoding glutamate 5-kinase: MQRIVIKIGSHIISEKHTLSHERLKNLVEFLAQIMDKYEVIVVTSAATSTGNTKLSLDRTLLINKQVLAAVGQPYLIASYNEYLAKYGKLSGQILLTPKDFKFKKSKQNVKNVIEAMLDYKILPIINENDVTATEEYFFGDNDSLSSLVTYYCNADLLVILSDIDGFYDKNPHSFKNVKRFDKIEKVKKKWLKDEAKGGSEHGTGGIITKLKAARFLLGKNKKMFLCSGFDLKVARTFLLENKQIGGTLFEKLDA; encoded by the coding sequence ATGCAAAGAATTGTCATTAAAATCGGTTCTCATATTATCAGTGAAAAGCACACTTTAAGCCATGAAAGACTTAAAAATTTGGTGGAATTTTTAGCTCAAATTATGGATAAATATGAAGTGATTGTCGTAACTTCAGCTGCAACTTCTACCGGAAATACGAAATTAAGTTTAGATAGAACTTTGTTGATTAACAAACAGGTTTTAGCAGCTGTGGGACAGCCTTATTTGATTGCAAGTTATAATGAATATTTAGCAAAATACGGCAAACTTAGCGGACAAATTTTGCTCACTCCTAAGGATTTTAAATTTAAAAAATCAAAGCAAAATGTTAAAAATGTTATTGAAGCAATGCTTGATTATAAAATTTTGCCTATTATCAATGAAAACGATGTTACTGCGACAGAAGAGTATTTTTTTGGAGACAATGATAGTTTATCATCTTTGGTAACATATTATTGCAATGCAGATTTATTAGTTATTTTAAGCGATATTGATGGTTTTTATGATAAAAATCCTCATTCTTTTAAAAACGTTAAAAGATTTGATAAAATAGAAAAAGTCAAAAAAAAATGGCTCAAAGATGAAGCAAAAGGTGGAAGCGAACACGGAACAGGCGGCATAATTACAAAGCTTAAAGCAGCTCGGTTTTTACTCGGTAAAAATAAAAAAATGTTTTTATGCAGTGGTTTTGATCTCAAAGTTGCAAGGACTTTTTTGCTTGAAAATAAACAAATTGGCGGCACTTTATTTGAAAAACTTGATGCATAA